A genomic window from Phoenix dactylifera cultivar Barhee BC4 unplaced genomic scaffold, palm_55x_up_171113_PBpolish2nd_filt_p 000007F, whole genome shotgun sequence includes:
- the LOC103704462 gene encoding sister chromatid cohesion protein SCC2 isoform X4, which translates to MVHELQEIPTPAGSRKPRIKKKESDSAPSSSGPDLPHPQDIISSFCEMVEDFCGRVEFPDDIEGAEGSSLPLADVKLLVNEMLSFCSKKVLHLIPLDILVRLIDVLDRQIQCAQGLSIDGNENPDIDAEQLVLCALESTYAALAIMTHQDMPKQLYKEEVIERIIDFSRHQIMDSMAAFNPSFRSLQKPNENGALGGDENEHDDIDNSSVGKRRRNIRSVNVKKSVGNKIPAAVYSVVQKLCSILAFLKDLLSVVRLSDSCILQLVKTSFSTFLVDNIQLLQLKSINLICGVFASYPQHRSFLIDETLQLLRKLQCSKRAVRAYHLPDEEQKQIQMITALLIQLVQFSANLPESLKTTSNWNNIVDSSIDASYPTKCHETATEACCLFWTSVLQRFTNAKVQDVSESKAILENLVMDLLTTLNLPEYPASAPILEVLCVLLLQNAGLKSKDIAARCMAIDLLGMIAARLKHDAVICGGNRFWILKELVDGKSDVPNDMKDVCSVCLNGRGVNIVCHVCQRCFHADCMGVTGQEILLRDWSCHICLCKKQLVVLQSHCKLQSKDNGKRKTGTASNAPGDSESTTRLEVVQQILLNYLQETGPQDDANLFARWFYLCLWYKDDPLAQERMNYYLARLKLKEILRDSGNTLLLSRDWAKKICLALGQNNSFSRGFDKILSLLLASLRENSPVLRAKALRAVSAIVEADPEVLCDKRVQCAVEGRFCDSAISVREAALELVGRHIASHPDVGLKYFEKVAERIKDMGVSVRKRSIKIIRDLCTSNSNFSDATHAFIEIISRVSDEESSIQDLVCKTFYEFWFEEPSGSQKHLVADGSSVPMEVAKKTEQIVDMLRKMPNHHLLVTIIKRNLALDFLPQSAKATGINAFSLASVRKRCELICKRLLERILQVEEGTNDETEVRALPYVLALHAFCVVDPTLCAPATDPSQFVVTLQPYLKNQVDNKSIAQLLESIIFVIDAVLPLLRKPTQSVIEELEQDLKHMIVRHSFLTVVHACIKCLCSLSKIAGKGTSLVEHLIQIFSKHLHGPNFDNKQLLGRSLFCLGLLLRYGNELMVTSDNQCLHIVKSLSLVKKYLLAEDFGLKVRALQALGYILIARPEYMLEKDIGKILETSLSSGADSRLKMQALQNLYEYLLDAESQLTTNSVNKTATKYSEDAANRVPEAAGAGDTNICGGIVQLYWNSILETCLDVNDQVRQSALKIVEIVLRQGLVHPITCVPYLVALETDPLEVNSKLAHLLLMNMNEKYPSFFESRLGDGLQMSYKFVQSIASNHNTVSGNARGKSDGNPIAFVRPGISRIYRLIRGNRVSRNKFMHSIVRKFESAGWNYSSVSFLLYCTEILASLPFTCPDEPLYLIYDINRVIQVRAGSLEANMKTWSSFSQQRDSVKFPSENQKVEAEPGVHHLSKHIMTVTPESISNNTCGISKEDLQKFQADCHDAIALQLLLKLKRHLKIVYGLNDARCQAFSLKEHPKPGETISKQNIPFSIHDAPISLPASYQDMVEKYQEFKRLLREDTIDYATYTANVKRKHPTPRSSRSGKAARGKGEDGEDDDDDDDEDWTGGPRRLNFSNQKSNGGRVTRLRV; encoded by the exons ATGGTTCAT GAATTGCAGGAGATACCAACTCCTGCTGGTTCAAGAAAACCAagaattaaaaagaaagaaagtgatTCTGCTCCTTCATCATCAGGGCCAGATCTCCCTCACCCTCAAG ATATCATCTCAAGCTTCTGTGAGATGGTGGAAGACTTCTGCGGGAGAGTAGAATTTCCTGATGATATAGAAGGAGCAGAGGGATCATCTCTTCCTTTGGCTGATGTTAAGCTGCTTGTAAATGAAATGTTGTCTTTTTGTTCTAAGAAAGTCTTGCATTTGATTCCTCTTGATATTCTTGTGAGACTTATAGATGTTCTAGATCGACAGATTCAGTGTGCTCAAGGTTTGTCAATTGATGGGAACGAAAAT CCAGATATAGATGCAGAACAGTTGGTCCTATGTGCACTGGAGTCCACCTATGCGGCTCTAGCGATTATGACTCATCAAGATATGCCAAAGCAGCTATACAAAGAAGAA GTTATTGAACGAATTATTGATTTCTCAAGGCATCAGATCATGGACAGCATGGCTGCATTTAATCCATCATTCCGTAGCCTTCAAAAACCAAATGAAAATGGTGCACTTGGTG gtgaTGAGAATGAACATGATGACATTGATAACAGTTCAGTAGGCAAAAGACGGCGTAATATTCGGAGTGTTAATGTGAAGAAGTCTGTGGGGAACAA GATTCCTGCAGCAGTTTATTCAGTGGTTCAGAAACTTTGCTCAATTTTAGCATTTCTTAAGGATCTTCTTTCGGTAGTACGCCTATCAGATAGTTGCATCCTACAGTTAGTCAAAACAAgcttttcaactttcttggtgGATAATATACAGCTCCTGCAATTGAAGTCTATAAACTTGATTTGTGGG GTGTTTGCTTCATACCCACAACATAGGAGTTTCTTGATAGATGAAACACTTCAGCTTCTACGGAAGTTGCAATGTTCCAAGCGTGCCGTTCGAGCCTACCATCTACCAGATGAGGAGCAGAAGCAGATTCAAATGATAACAGCCTTGTTGATTCAGTTGGTACAATTCAGTGCAAACCTCCCTGAAAGCTTGAAGACAACATCAAATTGGAATAACATTGTAGATTCCTCAATTGATGCGAGTTACCCAACAAAATGTCATGAAACTGCAACAGAGGCATGTTGCCTTTTCTGGACTAGTGTTCTTCAGCGTTTTACTAATGCTAAAGTGCAGGATGTCTCCGAGTCGAAGGCGATTTTAGAAAACCTTGTCATGGATCTGCTGACAACCTTGAACTTACCGGAATATCCTGCTTCTGCTCCAATACTTGAG GTTCTTTGTGTATTGCTGCTCCAGAATGCTGGGTTGAAATCGAAAGATATTGCGGCACGGTGCATGGCTATTGACCTTTTGGGAATGATTGCAGCAAGACTGAAACATGATGCTGTCATTTGCGGCGGCAATAGGTTTTGGATCTTAAAAGAATTGGTTGATGGAAAAAGTGATGTTCCCAATGATATGAAGGATGTATGTTCTGTTTGTCTAAATGGGAGAGGTGTGAACATTGTTTGTCATGTTTGTCAGAGATGCTTTCATGCAGATTGCATGGGAGTCACTGGACAAGAAATTTTACTCCGGGATTGGTCTTGCCATATCTGTCTTTGCAAAAAGCAGCTTGTTGTTTTACAATCACACTGCAAGTTACAAAGCAAAGATAATGGTAAAAGAAAAACAGGTACTGCAAGCAATGCTCCTGGAGATTCTGAATCGACTACCAGGCTGGAAGTTGTTCAACAAATTCTTTTGAATTATCTTCAGGAAACTGGTCCACAAGATGATGCAAATTTGTTTGCTCGCTG GTTCTATCTTTGCTTGTGGTACAAGGATGATCCTCTTGCTCAGGAAAGGATGAATTACTATCTTGCTAGATTGAAATTGAAGGAGATTTTGCGGGATTCTGGGAATACtttattgttgtcaagagattgggCTAAAAAGATATGCTTAGCATTGGGTCAAAACAATTCCTTTTCTAGAGGATTTGataaaattctctctcttcttttg GCAAGCTTGAGGGAGAACTCTCCAGTATTGAGAGCAAAGGCCTTACGTGCA GTTAGTGCCATAGTTGAAGCTGATCCTGAGGTTCTTTGTGATAAACGTGTCCAATGCGCTGTTGAAGGAAGGTTTTGTGACTCAGCAATCTCTGTTCGTGAAGCTGCTCTAGAACTTGTGGGTAGGCATATTGCCTCTCATCCTGATGTTGGTTTGAAG TACTTTGAAAAGGTTGCTGAACGGATAAAGGATATGGGAGTGAGTGTACGCAAACGTTCCATTAAAATTATTCGTGATCTATGTACTTCTAACTCTAACTTCTCAGACGCAACACACGCGTTTATTGAGATCATTTCTCGTGTTAGTGATGAAGAATCTAGCATACAG GACCTAGTATGCAAGACATTTTACGAGTTCTGGTTTGAAGAACCATCTGGAAGTCAGAAACACTTAGTAGCTGATGGTAGCTCTGTACCTATGGAAGTGGCAAAAAAGACCGAGCAGATTGTTGATATGCTGAGGAAGATGCCTAATCATCATCTTCTTGTCACAATTATAAAGCGCAACTTAGCACTTGATTTTCTTCCACAATCAGCTAAAGCTACTGGGATTAATGCATTTTCTCTGGCGTCTGTACGTAAACGTTGTGAATTAATATGCAAACGTTTATTAGAAAGAATCTTGCAG gtagaagAGGGAACAAATGATGAAACAGAGGTCCGTGCACTTCCATATGTGCTTGCTTTGCATGCATTTTGTGTTGTAGATCCGACCCTCTGTGCACCAGCTACAGATCCATCTCAGTTTGTTGTCACTCTGCAACCATACCTAAAGAACCAG GTGGATAATAAATCAATTGCTCAGTTGCTTGAGAGTATAATATTTGTGATTGATGCTGTACTTCCATTGCTCCGAAAGCCGACACAAAGTGTTATCGAGGAACTTGAACAGGATCTGAAACACATGATTGTTCGTCATTCATTCCTGACAGTCGTGCATGCTTGTATCAA GTGCCTTTGTTCACTTAGTAAAATAGCTGGCAAAGGAACAAGTTTAGTTGAGCATCTGATTCAGATTTTTTCCAAACATCTGCATGGTCCAAATTTTGATAATAAACAG TTATTGGGGCGTTCTCTTTTTTGTCTTGGGCTTCTCCTTAGGTATGGCAATGAACTAATGGTTACATCTGATAACCAATGTCTTCATATTGTTAAGAGTCTCTCGTTGGTGAAAAAATATCTGCTTGCGGAGGATTTTGGCTTGAAGGTCCGGGCTTTACAG GCATTAGGTTACATTCTGATTGCTAGGCCTGAGTACATGTTGGAAAAGGATATTGGGAAAATATTAGAGACCTCATTATCTTCAGGCGCTGATTCTCGACTAAAG ATGCAAGCTTTGCAAAACCTATATGAATATCTTCTGGATGCGGAAAGCCAGCTGACTACCAACTCTGTCAATAAGACTGCAACTAAATATTCAGAAGACGCTGCAAACAGAGTGCCTGAGGCTGCGGGTGCAGGTGACACTAACATTTGTGGGGGAATAGTTCAGTTGTATTGGAATAGTATTTTGGAAACATGCTTGGATGTGAATGATCAAGTTCGTCAATCTGCACTAAAG ATTGTAGAAATTGTACTACGTCAAGGTCTGGTTCATCCAATTACATGCGTTCCATATCTTGTAGCACTAGAAACTGATCCACTGGAGGTGAATTCAAAGTTGGCCCATCTCTTGCTcatgaacatgaatgaaaa GtatccttctttctttgaaagCCGTTTGGGAGATGGGCTCCAGATGTCATATAAGTTTGTCCAATCAATTGCAAGCAACCATAATACAGTATCAGGAAATGCAAGAGGAAAATCTGATGGAAATCCCATAGCATTTGTCAGGCCAGGAATATCTCGAATATACAGGCTTATTCGAGGAAATCGTGTTTCAAGGAACAAATTTATGCACTCAATAGTGCGGAAATTTGAGTCTGCTGGTTGGAATTATTCATCAGTTAGCTTTCTTCT ATATTGCACGGAAATTCTTGCATCTCTCCCATTTACTTGCCCTGATGAGCCTCTTTATTTGATTTATGATATCAATCGAGTAATACAAGTCCGAGCTGGGTCTCTTGAGGCAAATATGAAAACGTGGAGTTCCTTCTCACAGCAGCGGGATTCTGTGAAGTTCCCTAGTGAAAATCAAAAGGTGGAAGCCGAACCTggagtgcatcatttatccaaGCACATCATGACAGTGACTCCTGAAAGTATATCTAACAATACATGTGGTATttcaaaagaagacctacaaaagtTTCAG GCTGATTGCCATGATGCAATAGCTCTGCAACTCCTCCTAAAGCTGAAAAGACATTTAAAAATTGTGTATGGTTTAAATGATGCCCGGTGCCAG GCATTTTCTCTGAAGGAACATCCAAAGCCTGGAGAGACAATATCTAAGCAAAATATTCCCTTCAGCATCCATGATGCTCCAATCAGTTTGCCTGCTTCTTATCAAGATATGGTTGAAAAATATCAG gaatTCAAGAGGTTGCTTAGGGAAGATACTATAGACTATGCAACTTACACAGCTAATGTCAAGAGGAAACACCCTACTCCAAGAAGTTCAAGAAGCGGAAAAGCTGCGCGCGGTAAAGGTGAAGATGGTGAGGATGACGATGATGATGACGACGAGGACTGGACTGGAGGGCCGCGAAGGCTTAACTTTAGCAACCAAAAGAGCAATGGTGGCAGGGTTACCAGATTACGGGTGTAA